In the genome of Siniperca chuatsi isolate FFG_IHB_CAS linkage group LG17, ASM2008510v1, whole genome shotgun sequence, one region contains:
- the topaz1 gene encoding uncharacterized protein topaz1 isoform X4, translated as MFPTNSRVKLNRVALKDVIGLKLVPRRRRVPKSQNNVTADSKKQEENQLVSELVSVKDTTSAHSSHEPVQTFLTDQMGPENVTHTACNIAEGEPEENCVDFDRNTHPSSAGLAVSGGSLRRAVQASGCGLCGDCKYISPQWKTLGKQGQKSSSPGPEQPTVEVKIKKENTVTETSKKIIVWIDQYPKVALCDIAQKCDAFSHDCGYVLPDVLKTKVVHCFKQDMRAGFRFVPGCLGHNKHKSDEDALANGDFCRRAQSEKSVCQSQSLTEHQRHHKELTDAQTLSSHTTCRFLKSWTSEGSATCSASFLLGKRAKKGECRTGMCDNDVEEDPGPGSCLIGAEICRDKRLKLGDSVKGGILPSTPDLESISCKNPAKTYSRDKEKTCFWVSDDSQSGLEHAVGGSSTFGSAVKENCVHKKPCGEIDSPTKTAQMSSELFCQRSEVDMDELESFTCQRVRAYFRKNHFSCARTYMSWPFWSLTAHAGTTAGPAEPIDPSTRDSSDSPINTNQPGSSSNQTNVMLPNASTDPSLGTIHQFSHQNEEKREGDGESLLAERNGKRHDSMSSYSSDSKNMEFAPHLMGAEESLASLPSDTATLSNQSQRGREHGTNTVSASSLPVNGPKTDSSLSTPSPSALCLSDWETATTLSSMSSPFTHGGLSSLSATPSSLPSSSFLLEKVKSVELDDASLAKCMVKAVEKTLFCCEETQMTPPHNSESFHSCETSLLLPQDEQESDEELTGRSPPQLEPYYNTSSVNHDLVVAKERSSHNILTEKGVKMDSNEFMLPPMLSPVTTPQGHSRKSFLPQSPGCSDEEEEEDKINKDTSKHKMLPGCHISQIVNGNNENSKGYLEHGVEELEGVSTNFYSTTQSSPSNDEDVDDNNEEESQDESDYEDDLEQINKKSEVPSNPKIKATLDSGVLTEPCSSPSSDEDNGVAFSDEGQPRSAREEGSSPSEISEGERDETKAEAAGDTLDTLDELTAYEQDILLVDVIQFDPELFENLPQESLLKLGPTRVREALKSTPIGGVKTLSSRIDGASLRFEQRLTSVNINYHCDSPAITEESDKRPWRPQSSSTPFKTQSNTWPATEKQTKNMGQPDANNNHVNGGLERNQPIQTVNSPHNHIPPLMTIKNGPWITNPANMAELRRQKSNTYCRQYFSESLSCGFKMCRFQHVPVEGDEKFCVETVTRFTKNPICLQKAGAVFTGYYQNNPPGVYFSMPVLLSLLWALLKAGMVSDVFSVLGVSVAHKIVPGHEFLLALFNLVREKGLMGFVPELMQLTFKMASAGLVLSLDCLDCVKNTPEFQQTVHPNSLVSLSGNQLSTSAPLPEYLNLAHAIVEVELCTKQEDWRRMGEVFRSICQSSRHPNQMERISGRIAIALLSESKDKLALPFAAFAETVCQSEGEDSLFRSFLGRIGVSLMLRYHKTHQWTKGRRVVEVLTISKVNYSTLKGLFGNEDGASRCYLVTVATELFLLSGSVEGALNTLRENKWFLSSCSWPCEPADLESRTRVLIRLAEKTSHRDTLDVLCNLPGLKEPNDLVDVSRYGHLFNSHLQVCVDRQTLPVASDTVDFMLSKNLAVDHAMLQTLLHKLGKQNLWLRAREVFRHSLSVGYYPGVSAPPGFMALIVPCRLGEVELALTFEMFITVNAAAVLHLSETTTSCLSITLKRTQSCESEYLSAGSRLLSAACIPQPKLIVHYTAVNASQEQVFTLDISSARCWLRHNHLWANEVWTH; from the exons ACTTTGATAGAAATACGCACCCAAGCTCCGCTGGACTTGCTGTTTCAGGAGGGTCTTTGAGAAGAGCTGTCCAAGCCTCCGGCTGTGGTCTCTGTGGTGACTGTAAATACATTTCCCCTCAGTGGAAGACATTGGGTAAGCAAGGGCAAAAAAGCAGTAGCCCAGGGCCAGAGCAACCTACCGTTGAGGTTAAGAtcaagaaagaaaacactgtcACTGAGACCTCTAAGAAGATTATCGTATGGATAGACCAGTACCCGAAGGTGGCACTTTGTGACATAGCCCAAAAATGTGATGCTTTTAGTCACGATTGTGGCTACGTGTTACCAGATGTTCTCAAGACCAAGGTTGTGCATTGCTTCAAACAGGACATGAGAGCTGGATTTCGGTTTGTGCCCGGTTGTTTAGGgcataacaaacacaaaagtgaTGAAGATGCTCTGGCTAACGGAGACTTTTGTCGCAGGGCTCAGTCTGAGAAGAGTGTCTGTCAGTCTCAGAGTCTGACTGAACACCAGAGACACCATAAAGAACTCACTGATGCACAGACGTTATCAAGTCATACCACATGTCGGTTCCTCAAGAGTTGGACAAGTGAAGGCTCTGCAACCTGTTCTGCTTCTTTCTTACTAGGTAAACGTGCAAAAAAGGGGGAGTGCAGGACTGGCATGTGTGACAATGATGTTGAGGAGGATCCTGGGCCAGGATCTTGTCTCATAGGAGCGGAGATTTGCAGAGACAAAAGATTAAAGCTTGGGGATAGTGTTAAAGGTGGGATATTACCATCCACTCCAGATTTAGAAAGCATTAGTTGCAAAAACCCAGCAAAAACCTACTctagagacaaagagaaaaccTGCTTTTGGGTGTCTGATGACAGTCAGTCAGGTTTAGAGCATGCAGTTGGGGGCAGCAGCACTTTTGGCTCAGCTGTGAAAGAAAACTGTGTCCACAAGAAACCTTGTGGTGAGATAGACAGTCccacaaaaacagcacaaatgtCATCAGAACTGTTCTGTCAGAGGAGTGAGGTGGACATGGATGAACTAGAGTCATTCACCTGCCAGAGAGTGAGGGCCTATTTCAGAAAAAATCATTTTTCTTGTGCACGCACATACATGTCCTGGCCCTTCTGGTCCCTTACAGCACATGCTGGTACTACAGCGGGTCCAGCAGAGCCTATTGATCCATCAACTAGAGATAGCAGTGACTCTCCAATAAATACAAATCAGCCAGGTTCATCCAGCAACCAAACCAATGTCATGCTCCCAAATGCATCCACAGACCCCTCTTTAGGCACAATCCACCAGTTTTCTCATCAAAATGAAGAGAAGCGAGAAGGGGATGGAGAAAGCCTTTTAGCAGAGAGAAATGGGAAAAGACATGATAGTATGTCTTCATACTCTTCAGACAGCAAAAACATGGAGTTTGCACCTCACTTAATGGGGGCTGAAGAATCACTAGCCAGCCTTCCCTCAGATACGGCTACCCTTTCCAACCAAAGTCAGCGTGGAAGAGAGCATGGCACCAACACAGTCTCAGCCTCATCTTTGCCAGTTAATGGACCTAAAACTGACAGCTCCCTGTCTACCCCCTCCCCCTCAGCACTTTGCCTGAGTGACTGGGAAACTGCCACTACTTTGTCTTCCATGTCATCTCCATTCACACATGGTGGTTTGAGCAGCCTCTCAGCCACACCATCCTCTCTCCCATCTTCATCATTCCTACTGGAGAAAGTAAAAAGTGTTGAGTTGGATGATGCCTCTTTAGCCAAATGTATGGTCAAAGCTGTAGAAAAAACATTGTTCTGCTGTGAAGAAACCCAGATGACTCCTCCACACAACTCTGAGTCCTTTCATTCATGTGaaacctccctcctcctccctcaagACGAACAAGAGAGTGATGAAGAACTCACAGGAAGGAGCCCACCACAACTGGAGCCATATTATAATACAAGCTCCGTTAACCATGATCTTGTAGTTGCAAAAGAGAGATCATCGCACAACATCCTCACAGAAAAGGGTGTAAAAATGGATTCAAATGAGTTTATGCTACCACCAATGCTCTCTCCTGTCACTACACCACAAGGGCACTCACGGAAAAGTTTCCTGCCCCAAAGCCCAGGTTGTtcagatgaagaggaggaggaggataaaataaacaaagacaccagcaaacacaaaatgttaccTGGATGTCACATCTCACAAATTGTTAATGGCAATAATGAAAACTCCAAGGGTTATCTTGAACATGGTGTTGAAGAATTGGAAGGAGTCTCAACAAATTTCTACTCTACTACTCAGTCTTCTCCCAGCAATGATGAAGATGTGGATGATAATAATGAAGAGGAAAGCCAGGATGAAAGTGATTATGAAGATGATTTGGAACAGATTAACAAAAAATCAGAAGTTCCCTCCAACCCTAAAATAAAGGCAACCCTTGACTCGGGTGTCCTGACAGAACCCTGCTCTTCTCCTAGCAGTGATGAAGATAATGGTGTAGCCTTCAGTGATGAGGGACAGCCACGTTCTGCTAGAGAAGAGGGATCGAGTCCATCTGAAATATCAGAAGGTGAAAGGGACGAAACTAAAGCAGAGGCAGCTGGTGATACTCTGGATACTTTGGATGAGTTGACAGCTTATGAACAGGATATCCTGCTTGTCGATGTGATCCAGTTTGACCCAGAGCTGTTTGAAAACCTGCCCCAGGAAAGTTTACTGAAACTGGGTCCTACCAGGGTTAGGGAGGCCCTTAAAAGCACACCTATTGGAGGGGTGAAGACGCTGTCGTCAAGGATAGATGGAGCATCACTGCGGTTTGAACAAAG ATTGACCTCAGTTAATATTAATTATCACTGCGACAGTCCTGCTATCACAG AGGAGAGCGACAAGAGGCCATGGAGGCCTCAAAGTAGCAGCACCCCTTTcaaaacacagagcaacacatgGCCTGCCACAGAAAAGCAAACCAAAAACATG GGTCAGCCTGATGCCAACAACAATCATGTAAACGGAGGCCTGGAACG GAACCAGCCCATCCAGACAGTGAACTCCCCGCATAATCACATCCCTCCACTTATGACTATAAAAAATG GGCCATGGATCACAAACCCAGCAAACATGGCAGAGTTGAGGCGCCAGAAATCTAATACT TACTGCAGGCAGTACTTCAGTGAGTCGCTGTCCTGTGGGTTCAAGATGTGTCGGTTCCAGCATGTGCCTGTGGAAGGGGACGAGAAG tTCTGCGTTGAAACTGTGACACGGTTCACCAAAAACCCAATATGCCTTCAAAAAGCAG GAGCTGTGTTTACAGGCTACTACCAGAACAACCCACCAGGAGTGTATTTCTCCATGCCGGTGCTTCTGTCACTCCTCTGGGCTCTGCTCAAAGCCGGCATGGTGTCTGATGTCTTCTCAGTCCTCGGCGTCAGCGTGGCCCACAAGATAGTG CCCGGCCATGAGTTCCTGTTGGCCCTCTTTAACCTTGTGAGAGAAAAGGGTCTCATGGGTTTTGTACCGGAACTCATGCAGCTCACATTCAAG ATGGCCAGTGCAGGCCTAGTGCTGAGTTTGGACTGCCTTGACTGTGTAAAAAACACTCCTGAGTTCCAGCAGACAGTCCATCCAAACTCGCTTGTTTCATTGTCTGGCAACCA GTTATCCACCAGTGCACCCCTTCCAGAGTACCTGAATTTGGCCCATGCCATTGTGGAAGTAGAG ctttGTACCAAGCAAGAGGACTGGAGGCGGATGGGGGAGGTTTTCCGGTCCATCTGCCAATCCAGCCGACATCCCAACCAAATGGAGCGAATCAGCGGTCGCATTGCCATAGCGCTCCTGTCTGAGAGCAAAGACAAGCTGGCACTGCCCTTTGCTGCCTTCGCTGAGACAG TTTGTCAGAGTGAAGGTGAGGACAGCCTGTTCAGGAGTTTTTTAGGCAGAATTGGAGTCTCTCTAATGTTGAGATACCACAAAACACATCAATGGACCAAG GGTCGTAGAGTGGTGGAGGTGCTGACCATTTCAAAAGTCAACTACTCAACGCTGAAGGGTTTGTTTGGGAATGAGGATGGAGCATCACGCTGCTACCTGGTCACTGTGGCTACTGAGCTCTTCCTCCTGAGTGGCAGCGTGGAGGGAGCTCTAAACACACTCCGAG aaaacaaatggTTCCTGAGTTCGTGCTCGTGGCCGTGTGAGCCTGCTGATCTGGAGAGTCGGACTCGTGTGTTGATACGTCTGGCTGAGAAAACCTCTCACAGAGACACGCTGGATGTCCTCTGTAATCTCCCTGGACTCAAAGAGCCGAACG actTGGTCGATGTCTCCAGGTACGGTCACCTGTTCAACTCTCACCTGCAAGTGtgtgtggacagacagacacttcCTGTAGCTTCAGACACAGTGGACTTCATGCTTTCTAAAAACCTGGCAGTTGACCACGCTATGCTACAGACACTTTTACACAAACTGGGCAAGCAAAACCTCTGGCTCCGGGCACGGGAAGTCTTCAGAC ACTCTCTGAGTGTGGGGTACTACCCAGGTGTGTCGGCTCCCCCTGGTTTCATGGCACTGATCGTCCCCTGTCGACTCGGGGAGGTGGAGCTGGCTCTCACCTTTGAGATGTTCATCACTGTCAACGCAGCGGCCGTCCTCCACCTGTCAGAAACCACCACTTCCTGTCTCAGCATCACTCTCAAAAG GACTCAAAGCTGTGAGAGCGAGTACCTCTCAGCTGGTAGCCGCCTCCTCTCTGCAGCTTGCATCCCTCAGCCCAAACTAATCGTTCACTACACAGCAGTGAACGCCTCACAGGAGCAAGTGTTCACACTTGACATTTCCTCTGCTCGATGCTGGCTCCGTCACAATCATTTGTGGGCCAATGAGGTGTGGACGCACTGA
- the topaz1 gene encoding uncharacterized protein topaz1 isoform X2 — translation MFPTNSRVKLNRVALKDVIGLKLVPRRRRVPKSQNNVTADSKKQEENQLVSELVSVKDTTSAHSSHEPVQTFLTDQMGPENVTHTACNIAEGEPEENCVGTQKAKGGHTAQLCKGNDSMEFKQEGPYTRDFDRNTHPSSAGLAVSGGSLRRAVQASGCGLCGDCKYISPQWKTLGKQGQKSSSPGPEQPTVEVKIKKENTVTETSKKIIVWIDQYPKVALCDIAQKCDAFSHDCGYVLPDVLKTKVVHCFKQDMRAGFRFVPGCLGHNKHKSDEDALANGDFCRRAQSEKSVCQSQSLTEHQRHHKELTDAQTLSSHTTCRFLKSWTSEGSATCSASFLLGKRAKKGECRTGMCDNDVEEDPGPGSCLIGAEICRDKRLKLGDSVKGGILPSTPDLESISCKNPAKTYSRDKEKTCFWVSDDSQSGLEHAVGGSSTFGSAVKENCVHKKPCGEIDSPTKTAQMSSELFCQRSEVDMDELESFTCQRVRAYFRKNHFSCARTYMSWPFWSLTAHAGTTAGPAEPIDPSTRDSSDSPINTNQPGSSSNQTNVMLPNASTDPSLGTIHQFSHQNEEKREGDGESLLAERNGKRHDSMSSYSSDSKNMEFAPHLMGAEESLASLPSDTATLSNQSQRGREHGTNTVSASSLPVNGPKTDSSLSTPSPSALCLSDWETATTLSSMSSPFTHGGLSSLSATPSSLPSSSFLLEKVKSVELDDASLAKCMVKAVEKTLFCCEETQMTPPHNSESFHSCETSLLLPQDEQESDEELTGRSPPQLEPYYNTSSVNHDLVVAKERSSHNILTEKGVKMDSNEFMLPPMLSPVTTPQGHSRKSFLPQSPGCSDEEEEEDKINKDTSKHKMLPGCHISQIVNGNNENSKGYLEHGVEELEGVSTNFYSTTQSSPSNDEDVDDNNEEESQDESDYEDDLEQINKKSEVPSNPKIKATLDSGVLTEPCSSPSSDEDNGVAFSDEGQPRSAREEGSSPSEISEGERDETKAEAAGDTLDTLDELTAYEQDILLVDVIQFDPELFENLPQESLLKLGPTRVREALKSTPIGGVKTLSSRIDGASLRFEQRLTSVNINYHCDSPAITEESDKRPWRPQSSSTPFKTQSNTWPATEKQTKNMGQPDANNNHVNGGLERNQPIQTVNSPHNHIPPLMTIKNGPWITNPANMAELRRQKSNTYCRQYFSESLSCGFKMCRFQHVPVEGDEKFCVETVTRFTKNPICLQKAGAVFTGYYQNNPPGVYFSMPVLLSLLWALLKAGMVSDVFSVLGVSVAHKIVPGHEFLLALFNLVREKGLMGFVPELMQLTFKMASAGLVLSLDCLDCVKNTPEFQQTVHPNSLVSLSGNQLSTSAPLPEYLNLAHAIVEVELCTKQEDWRRMGEVFRSICQSSRHPNQMERISGRIAIALLSESKDKLALPFAAFAETVCQSEGEDSLFRSFLGRIGVSLMLRYHKTHQWTKGRRVVEVLTISKVNYSTLKGLFGNEDGASRCYLVTVATELFLLSGSVEGALNTLRENKWFLSSCSWPCEPADLESRTRVLIRLAEKTSHRDTLDVLCNLPGLKEPNDLVDVSRYGHLFNSHLQVCVDRQTLPVASDTVDFMLSKNLAVDHAMLQTLLHKLGKQNLWLRAREVFRRVSAPPGFMALIVPCRLGEVELALTFEMFITVNAAAVLHLSETTTSCLSITLKRTQSCESEYLSAGSRLLSAACIPQPKLIVHYTAVNASQEQVFTLDISSARCWLRHNHLWANEVWTH, via the exons ACTTTGATAGAAATACGCACCCAAGCTCCGCTGGACTTGCTGTTTCAGGAGGGTCTTTGAGAAGAGCTGTCCAAGCCTCCGGCTGTGGTCTCTGTGGTGACTGTAAATACATTTCCCCTCAGTGGAAGACATTGGGTAAGCAAGGGCAAAAAAGCAGTAGCCCAGGGCCAGAGCAACCTACCGTTGAGGTTAAGAtcaagaaagaaaacactgtcACTGAGACCTCTAAGAAGATTATCGTATGGATAGACCAGTACCCGAAGGTGGCACTTTGTGACATAGCCCAAAAATGTGATGCTTTTAGTCACGATTGTGGCTACGTGTTACCAGATGTTCTCAAGACCAAGGTTGTGCATTGCTTCAAACAGGACATGAGAGCTGGATTTCGGTTTGTGCCCGGTTGTTTAGGgcataacaaacacaaaagtgaTGAAGATGCTCTGGCTAACGGAGACTTTTGTCGCAGGGCTCAGTCTGAGAAGAGTGTCTGTCAGTCTCAGAGTCTGACTGAACACCAGAGACACCATAAAGAACTCACTGATGCACAGACGTTATCAAGTCATACCACATGTCGGTTCCTCAAGAGTTGGACAAGTGAAGGCTCTGCAACCTGTTCTGCTTCTTTCTTACTAGGTAAACGTGCAAAAAAGGGGGAGTGCAGGACTGGCATGTGTGACAATGATGTTGAGGAGGATCCTGGGCCAGGATCTTGTCTCATAGGAGCGGAGATTTGCAGAGACAAAAGATTAAAGCTTGGGGATAGTGTTAAAGGTGGGATATTACCATCCACTCCAGATTTAGAAAGCATTAGTTGCAAAAACCCAGCAAAAACCTACTctagagacaaagagaaaaccTGCTTTTGGGTGTCTGATGACAGTCAGTCAGGTTTAGAGCATGCAGTTGGGGGCAGCAGCACTTTTGGCTCAGCTGTGAAAGAAAACTGTGTCCACAAGAAACCTTGTGGTGAGATAGACAGTCccacaaaaacagcacaaatgtCATCAGAACTGTTCTGTCAGAGGAGTGAGGTGGACATGGATGAACTAGAGTCATTCACCTGCCAGAGAGTGAGGGCCTATTTCAGAAAAAATCATTTTTCTTGTGCACGCACATACATGTCCTGGCCCTTCTGGTCCCTTACAGCACATGCTGGTACTACAGCGGGTCCAGCAGAGCCTATTGATCCATCAACTAGAGATAGCAGTGACTCTCCAATAAATACAAATCAGCCAGGTTCATCCAGCAACCAAACCAATGTCATGCTCCCAAATGCATCCACAGACCCCTCTTTAGGCACAATCCACCAGTTTTCTCATCAAAATGAAGAGAAGCGAGAAGGGGATGGAGAAAGCCTTTTAGCAGAGAGAAATGGGAAAAGACATGATAGTATGTCTTCATACTCTTCAGACAGCAAAAACATGGAGTTTGCACCTCACTTAATGGGGGCTGAAGAATCACTAGCCAGCCTTCCCTCAGATACGGCTACCCTTTCCAACCAAAGTCAGCGTGGAAGAGAGCATGGCACCAACACAGTCTCAGCCTCATCTTTGCCAGTTAATGGACCTAAAACTGACAGCTCCCTGTCTACCCCCTCCCCCTCAGCACTTTGCCTGAGTGACTGGGAAACTGCCACTACTTTGTCTTCCATGTCATCTCCATTCACACATGGTGGTTTGAGCAGCCTCTCAGCCACACCATCCTCTCTCCCATCTTCATCATTCCTACTGGAGAAAGTAAAAAGTGTTGAGTTGGATGATGCCTCTTTAGCCAAATGTATGGTCAAAGCTGTAGAAAAAACATTGTTCTGCTGTGAAGAAACCCAGATGACTCCTCCACACAACTCTGAGTCCTTTCATTCATGTGaaacctccctcctcctccctcaagACGAACAAGAGAGTGATGAAGAACTCACAGGAAGGAGCCCACCACAACTGGAGCCATATTATAATACAAGCTCCGTTAACCATGATCTTGTAGTTGCAAAAGAGAGATCATCGCACAACATCCTCACAGAAAAGGGTGTAAAAATGGATTCAAATGAGTTTATGCTACCACCAATGCTCTCTCCTGTCACTACACCACAAGGGCACTCACGGAAAAGTTTCCTGCCCCAAAGCCCAGGTTGTtcagatgaagaggaggaggaggataaaataaacaaagacaccagcaaacacaaaatgttaccTGGATGTCACATCTCACAAATTGTTAATGGCAATAATGAAAACTCCAAGGGTTATCTTGAACATGGTGTTGAAGAATTGGAAGGAGTCTCAACAAATTTCTACTCTACTACTCAGTCTTCTCCCAGCAATGATGAAGATGTGGATGATAATAATGAAGAGGAAAGCCAGGATGAAAGTGATTATGAAGATGATTTGGAACAGATTAACAAAAAATCAGAAGTTCCCTCCAACCCTAAAATAAAGGCAACCCTTGACTCGGGTGTCCTGACAGAACCCTGCTCTTCTCCTAGCAGTGATGAAGATAATGGTGTAGCCTTCAGTGATGAGGGACAGCCACGTTCTGCTAGAGAAGAGGGATCGAGTCCATCTGAAATATCAGAAGGTGAAAGGGACGAAACTAAAGCAGAGGCAGCTGGTGATACTCTGGATACTTTGGATGAGTTGACAGCTTATGAACAGGATATCCTGCTTGTCGATGTGATCCAGTTTGACCCAGAGCTGTTTGAAAACCTGCCCCAGGAAAGTTTACTGAAACTGGGTCCTACCAGGGTTAGGGAGGCCCTTAAAAGCACACCTATTGGAGGGGTGAAGACGCTGTCGTCAAGGATAGATGGAGCATCACTGCGGTTTGAACAAAG ATTGACCTCAGTTAATATTAATTATCACTGCGACAGTCCTGCTATCACAG AGGAGAGCGACAAGAGGCCATGGAGGCCTCAAAGTAGCAGCACCCCTTTcaaaacacagagcaacacatgGCCTGCCACAGAAAAGCAAACCAAAAACATG GGTCAGCCTGATGCCAACAACAATCATGTAAACGGAGGCCTGGAACG GAACCAGCCCATCCAGACAGTGAACTCCCCGCATAATCACATCCCTCCACTTATGACTATAAAAAATG GGCCATGGATCACAAACCCAGCAAACATGGCAGAGTTGAGGCGCCAGAAATCTAATACT TACTGCAGGCAGTACTTCAGTGAGTCGCTGTCCTGTGGGTTCAAGATGTGTCGGTTCCAGCATGTGCCTGTGGAAGGGGACGAGAAG tTCTGCGTTGAAACTGTGACACGGTTCACCAAAAACCCAATATGCCTTCAAAAAGCAG GAGCTGTGTTTACAGGCTACTACCAGAACAACCCACCAGGAGTGTATTTCTCCATGCCGGTGCTTCTGTCACTCCTCTGGGCTCTGCTCAAAGCCGGCATGGTGTCTGATGTCTTCTCAGTCCTCGGCGTCAGCGTGGCCCACAAGATAGTG CCCGGCCATGAGTTCCTGTTGGCCCTCTTTAACCTTGTGAGAGAAAAGGGTCTCATGGGTTTTGTACCGGAACTCATGCAGCTCACATTCAAG ATGGCCAGTGCAGGCCTAGTGCTGAGTTTGGACTGCCTTGACTGTGTAAAAAACACTCCTGAGTTCCAGCAGACAGTCCATCCAAACTCGCTTGTTTCATTGTCTGGCAACCA GTTATCCACCAGTGCACCCCTTCCAGAGTACCTGAATTTGGCCCATGCCATTGTGGAAGTAGAG ctttGTACCAAGCAAGAGGACTGGAGGCGGATGGGGGAGGTTTTCCGGTCCATCTGCCAATCCAGCCGACATCCCAACCAAATGGAGCGAATCAGCGGTCGCATTGCCATAGCGCTCCTGTCTGAGAGCAAAGACAAGCTGGCACTGCCCTTTGCTGCCTTCGCTGAGACAG TTTGTCAGAGTGAAGGTGAGGACAGCCTGTTCAGGAGTTTTTTAGGCAGAATTGGAGTCTCTCTAATGTTGAGATACCACAAAACACATCAATGGACCAAG GGTCGTAGAGTGGTGGAGGTGCTGACCATTTCAAAAGTCAACTACTCAACGCTGAAGGGTTTGTTTGGGAATGAGGATGGAGCATCACGCTGCTACCTGGTCACTGTGGCTACTGAGCTCTTCCTCCTGAGTGGCAGCGTGGAGGGAGCTCTAAACACACTCCGAG aaaacaaatggTTCCTGAGTTCGTGCTCGTGGCCGTGTGAGCCTGCTGATCTGGAGAGTCGGACTCGTGTGTTGATACGTCTGGCTGAGAAAACCTCTCACAGAGACACGCTGGATGTCCTCTGTAATCTCCCTGGACTCAAAGAGCCGAACG actTGGTCGATGTCTCCAGGTACGGTCACCTGTTCAACTCTCACCTGCAAGTGtgtgtggacagacagacacttcCTGTAGCTTCAGACACAGTGGACTTCATGCTTTCTAAAAACCTGGCAGTTGACCACGCTATGCTACAGACACTTTTACACAAACTGGGCAAGCAAAACCTCTGGCTCCGGGCACGGGAAGTCTTCAGAC GTGTGTCGGCTCCCCCTGGTTTCATGGCACTGATCGTCCCCTGTCGACTCGGGGAGGTGGAGCTGGCTCTCACCTTTGAGATGTTCATCACTGTCAACGCAGCGGCCGTCCTCCACCTGTCAGAAACCACCACTTCCTGTCTCAGCATCACTCTCAAAAG GACTCAAAGCTGTGAGAGCGAGTACCTCTCAGCTGGTAGCCGCCTCCTCTCTGCAGCTTGCATCCCTCAGCCCAAACTAATCGTTCACTACACAGCAGTGAACGCCTCACAGGAGCAAGTGTTCACACTTGACATTTCCTCTGCTCGATGCTGGCTCCGTCACAATCATTTGTGGGCCAATGAGGTGTGGACGCACTGA